Genomic window (Musa acuminata AAA Group cultivar baxijiao chromosome BXJ1-9, Cavendish_Baxijiao_AAA, whole genome shotgun sequence):
CTTCCTGGAGATTGAAGACAAAGAGTCAGCCGCGCCTGGGACGCAACTGGCTCGAAGCACCCGGCGGCATGTAGTCGTCGCGAGTAAGACTTTGCGGGTGGGACGAATCGATACACATGGACGCACAAATTAGAAAGCAAAGCGAACGCAATGATTCGGTTGTGATTTCTGAGCCTTCTTTGTTCAGATGTTAAGTTAAAATGAAGTAATGCTGCTTCACATTTATTATGCTTAATTATGGCAGCAGTCATTTGTTTTTCCTGAAATATAAATCTTAAACATCCCTACTTCATATTAATCGACATAAAGTTGCACCTCCATAATCAATAATTTCCATATTTATctctttaaatttatattttatacataaatatttatatatataatacttaaTGTTCGAAGAATATATCCACTGTGTATCTTACACATAAGATAAGAGCGTGTGCGACACCCCGAGTTAAAGGAATCTCTGATGGCAAACATAATATTGTGGAGATTCCGAATGGCTAATGAGTCATTATACTTTGCATGGATCTTTCTAGCTTTTACTCTGGATTTTTTTGGATTGAGTTGGGTAGTCTTTATCCGCTCTGAAAGGGAATACAGAATCTGTTGGATCTAAGGGTTTGTCCAGTCTTTGGTGGGTGGACGAGCAGGTGGGGCCTCCTCCTCTGCCTCTGCTccgtggatgatgatgatgatgatatccgGAATTCACTTTGAGTGTGATGTACAACTGCTTGGTCTCATTTGTTTGGTTGGTCTCATCGTTTTGTGGAAGGAGGCTGAAATGGCGAATCAGATCTTCTATCACTACCCTTGAATGATTGAGTTGGTGATGGTTGTGTAGATGCGGCTTCTGGTACCAATCAGAGGGGGGGTGGCAaaaaatgcatctttttggttgtTTGGGTAGGGAAAACTCTTGGTTTTTGCTGTGTAGGGAGGGTGAGGGATCATTCGGAATTCTTGTATTGATTTCTTTGGACTTGGGACCGTGAGCACAAAGATTTCCAATCATTTACAAGGTTCTTTATTGTTCTTTGTCTGGCTTCTCTGGTTCCCAATTTCCCTCTGGTTACCGCTGTGTCCTCAGGTGAGAATATTTTTCTTTCGTTTTAATCTTGGTTGATTGCAGAAAGCTCTCTTTTTGTTGTGGAGTGGTGATTTTTCTTCGTCTGTGTTGTTTCTTTGCATTCTGGCGTTGGTCCCTTCGATTCTTTCCCACATCTGTCCTTCCCCATGCCGGCAATATTACTTTACAATCTCCTTTCTGGATGATTTTTCCAGCTGCCAGTTAGCCAGCAAGTGTCGATTTGCTGTTCAAGACACAGTCCGGATCCAATTTTCCATCAGTTAATTCGAAATAATTTAGTGGGACGGCTGTTTCAAAGGAAAGATCCGATCATGTGCTCATAATTTGATGGATTTGGAGCATCCTTTTTGCCGCTTGATTTTCTAGTTATATGCTTACTTGGAGAGACGGCGATGGAAGAAGAAAGCTGCGGTTCATCATGGACGAGGGAGCAGGAAAAAGCGTTCGAGAATGCCTTGGCAACTCACCCTGAGGATTGCAGTGACCGGTGGGAGAAGATTGCAGCTGATGTGCCTGGGAAAACCATCGAGGAAGTGAAGGACCACTATGAGCTTCTAGTTGAGGATATCAATGACATCGAGTCTGGTAGAATCCCTCTACCCTGCTACCCCTCTTCCTCGGAAGGTGGTGACCATGCTAATGATGGTGGTAGTGGTAAAAAGGGAGGAAACCCACATGGTGATCCCGGTCACACTGGGAAGGCATCGAGGTCAGATCAAGAACGCAGAAAGGGGATAGCTTGGACCGAGGATGAACACAGGTTAACTCTGTACTCTAAAATTGGTTGTATTTCTTCGATCTGTTTGCTTATTAAAGAATCATTTTTTGGCACTTCACCTCTAAAATATTGAGATAATAAGGGGAAAATAAATCTGGCACCTGCTTTTGGATTCTTAGGTCAAGAAATGATTCTTATAACAAAGGACCGCAGAGGATAACTTTCTTGTCGAATGGAACTTGTGTGAGTGCTATAAGCTTCAGAAGAGCTAGTTGATTTAGGACTCCCAAATAAATAGTGCTTTGTGTTTTATAGGGTGCATCTAGATTTGTTCTCATTGCTTCTGGGGCTAagcaatgaatcaagtttgtgggTCTTGTGCACTGAGACTGAACCAACACTCTTATACTATTATCTTCTCGAATTGTGTCTTCATGTTATTTTTTTAGTGGTAAGATAATGGTTATTCCACTACGGAATGAAGACAAATGTTGGGTTTCTGCTGTAACTTATAATTGATATTAAGCTTGTAACTTCAACTATCTCATACAGGGTCTTGGATCGGTTGTGTTGTCACATGATTTGGTTATTATCCACTTGACTTCTGTGGACTTTGAAGATGTAACCACAGTATTTTTTATATGATCATTAGAAACTCAAGATCTCTGTGGAAGGTTGTCACATACCATAGGTTCAAAAAGATGATGCATCCAAGAAATAAACTGAAGTTCTTGTTCAAACAAGCAACTATGAAAAGTCACATTAGCAACCTACAGGATCGATGTTGGGCTGAAAATTTGTTGATAATTCTTTTGCTTTCTATAATGGTATGCCACTGAATTCAGAATAAGTCATATCTAGTGtaaaatgaatataaatgagTATATTTGCCCACTATGAAGACAATATTAGCAGAGTATCAATTTTTTCTTTTAGATGGAATAGGATTCAGTGGTGTTTGACCAAGCTATGTCCAAATTCTCTTTCTTGGAAAAAGGTTGATTTTGTTTGGGGACGATCTCCGCAGACTAGCCTGTTTCCATATATTGAGTAGGATTCATATTACAAGCCGAGCCATATCCTAGATCTCTTTCTTTGGAAAAAAATTCTGAGTTTTAGTTTTGGAATGTGAATATCCTTTTCATTAATTTAGCAATTTATTCTAGTCAAACTTCTTTTCCTTCACTTTCTTAAACCAGAGAAAAATATCTTTATGTCAGGTTCTGCCGAACATTCTACTCCAGGCAAGTAAGTTTGCTATACTTGTTCAATTGCATCCACATAGGGAGAAGGATGTTGATGCTTGTTCTGATGTGCTAAAGTGAAGCCAACTATTTTGAGACTGAATCTCTCTGCAACCTAAGTTGCCCTCCTCACCATAACTTAAGGTGTGCAATTAAACTATGTTACCCAATTTtatcattcagaaaaaaaaaaagaaacagcaaGACTACTTGGTAATTGTTTAAGAACAAGAAAAGAGTAATCCTGTTAATAAATGTCCCAGTGTTGAGGAAGTCTTTAAGAGACAATATGTTTGCTCCAATGGTCCTCTCTTGTGTATTGTACATGCTCACATATAGTCAACTGGATGCTTTGAGAAGATTTGCAGATTCCAAATGCCATTTTCTACCATTATTGTAACCATCACCTTAAATCCTCATTTACGTTGCCTCCTCATAACAAAGAGATGCTGACACAACTCCATTTTAATAATCCAACAGCAACGAGGAACAAAAAACAATAGTTTTTTTTAGCACTTCTCATGTTTACTAATTTGTCATGTATTCTGTTAAAATTACAGCATGGTGTACCATGCACTAACTGTTTGTGAAGGCTGTCATGGAGAATTATAGCATGATCTAGTAACTGAAAGCAGGACTATAATCATGATCTAAAGATTCCAGTGGTCTACTAGTTATGGATTAAAAACATCCAATAATGTTTAGCTACTATAAACTCGTATTGCTTTGTGAGCAGGTAAATGTAGGTAATAACAACTAACTTTCTTGTTATATGATTTGAGAGATTATCAATGGATAATTGCTTCTTATTTTATGTGTTATTAATGCCAAATGCCTTGATTCAACTTTTATACTATATTTTGGTGGATATGATATGTCTTCTAGGCATCTTGCATTACATTCATAGTTTTCATGTGCTATGAACTTTCGTCTTTTtcatcatatgatttatttctacCAGAGATAAGACAGCCTTTTCTTAATGCTGTGATATTGATCTGTTGTCAGTATCTTGCTTCTCTTGTTCGCATGGTGGGGAGTGTAATCTCCATCGTAATGTTCTCCATGCTTGCTTTACCCTTTAGAAGTATTAAAATTCTGTCTGCACCAGTTTGTTCTATAAAGCAGATAGGCAAGTAAGCCAACTGCTTATGTTGCTTTTCCATGGAAGTGCCTGTGTGATCAGATATTTAGTTGGGGCATTTCTCTAAATAAGTTTGTTTAGAAATTTGTTGACATAAAATTGGAACCTTATAATTTGTTGAATCCATGATTTAAGGTAGACTGACGACCCTGATTTGTTACACAGCCTCAAGAATTGTCTACATTACCTTCAGATTTAGTGGCATATTTATCCTACTCATGTTGTGACTTCAGTTGAGATACCATCCCACGGCACTTGGATTCTGCCTTCTTCTTCTATGATGAACTTTGACCTTTGGGATTATTTATTCATTTTCAAAACTAAGGAAAAATACTTAATTGATATAGGATTTCACTCCTAAAAGAACTGAAAAGGAAGATGATATAATGTCTCAGCTGTTCAGACATTTGCTTGTTCTAACACTGTACCACACAAATATTGGTCTTACAAATTTATGTTGTTCGATGGTGGTACACCCAAATGTAATTCATATTTGACAAAGGACCATGCAGCTTGTATGGTGGTCCTTGGTATTTAATGAATTGATATAGAATAAATTTGACAATCATTGGAAACTATATGGAAGGCCTTACTAGGGGAAGCCTGCAAGGAAAGCTCAAACCAGGACTACGGCTCCTCAAGTGGCATGCTAGTTTCTTGATTAAGGTTCCCTGACCAAGCAAGTCTGACATAGgcatatattattatttggagTTATCTCATGAAATAAACTTTTCTCATGTGGGcagcaaattttattttttgttctgtgGGCCAAAAATCTTTGTGGTTTGTAAGGATAGACTGCTTTTGATGTAAGTTCAGTATATCGATTTATGAATTGTAGGTTTGAACCATTAAGCCATGGCCTAGTTTTGCTCGGACCATGAAATTCACATATGAGATGGGGTATTGAAATAGCAAATCTGTTAGGTTTCAGATCCCTTCTTTTGTTACCATGGAATCCACATATGAGAATGGGTATTAAAATAGCAAATCTGTCGGGTTTcagatcctttttttttccctagTTGTATCTTAAAAGCATATTACAACTAGCTGTAGTGGGAGCCAGAGATTATGATGCTCTCTCACCTTCATGAAGAGAGGTATAACATGTCCTGAGTCTTATCCCTACAAGGTATATTTTACTTGTACTTCTGGATTGTCAACTAAGCAGTAAATCATCTGTGGTTTTACTGTTTACTGAATTCACCGAGTTACACAAGTCAAAATTAGGGGTCAAGAAGGCCTTTGACTACaacattttggtttcttcttagcTTATTATTCCTTAAAATGTCAGTTATTGGTCCAGCGCTAGTATAAGATAGAAACTTCTCATGAGTGTTGACTGCTTCACATGAGGTAACACAAGCTATATGAACATGCTTTCTAACACTTGCAAAAGCCTAATAGTCAGCAATATGCTTCCATGTTTTGTTTTAGACACTAAAATGTTTTTTCGTCTTTGTAGTAGCAACTTATTCATTATGTTTGACATCTAAACTGAAGCAGTTAAAATCTATTACTATTGATGGATCTTCTACAGATTGTTTCTTCTTGGACTTGAAAAATATGGCAAAGGTGATTGGAGGAGCATTTCTCGAAACTTTGTAATATCGAGAACACCTACGCAGGTCGCAAGCCATGCACAGAAATACTTCATTCGTTTGAATTCCATGAACAAAGAGCGCCGAAGGACCAGCATCCATGATATCACCAGTGTCGTCAATGGCGATGTATCAGCTCCTCAGGGGCCAATCACCGGACAGAATATCGGGTCGGTTGCAAGTACAGGGAAATCTATCAAGCAATCTCCTCAGTCATCAAGTGGTGCTCCTGGTGTTGGCATGTATGGAACCACCATTGGACAGCCTGTTGGTGGTCCTCTCACAGCAGTAGGTACTCCAGTTAATCTTCCTGTTCCTGGAGCACCTCATATGGCCTACGGCATGCGGGCCCCAGTTTCTGGAACTGTGGTCCCTGGTGCCCCAGTGAACACCCCACCAATTCCACACCCAATGCCTCCAGCATCATCCAACAGATAGTAGCAGTATGTTCTTGTGGACAGAAGACAGGAAGGGCTACTTGGTCTCATGCATTCTCATCATCATCAATTCAGATCAACTGATAGGTACAAGGACATATTCTTCTAGTTATGTTGTAGTCTCAGAGTTAGATATTGTTTAATTGTTTCATGTCTAAATGGCAAGGGGAACGTCGATTTATGTACTTGATGTGTTCAAGAGTGGCTGCAGATAAAGACAGACAAGAGCAGCTCTTAGACTAATGTTAATCCTGTCTCTTGTATGGTGGCTCTTTGATCCTAATGCAGAAACAGAAGTGCAGGTTCAGATGCTGTTGCACCAGTCAATTTTTCGAGACCTTTTTTTGTCTCAACTCCAATAAGACTAAATCATATACAATATATATGTAGAGATTGCACTATTAATCTCTGGTTATGTTCTGGTTTTAGTCTCACAAACTGAAATAAAATGAATAGGTTCCAATTACCTCAACATACAGAAATAAAGATGACTGGACAACTCTCTGCAGTAATTTATGGGTCCCATGGATGATTTATGAACTGATAAAGATAACAATGGTTCAGACATGGGTGTTAATTGTGGCCCCAACAAATCTTATCTAGACTTTTATATTTCTTGGTTGGAAGAGACAAGTTCTAGTGGGAGGCCTTTAGGATACCCTTCCCAAATGCAGATGGATAGAGAAATATTTGTGTTGGGTCTCACAGTGCATCTGGTTTTTCTGTTTCCACAGATTGATCACAATCAGTTTCCTTTCATCAGAAGTCTGCCTTGATCACTTCCTTCCACCAATCTGATTCAGCATGAACTATTTACACTTCTCTCCAGCTAAGCAAAGAAATCTGAGTCTAATCTCTGGCTGAAAAGCTTCTACAAAGTCACCAAACAAGGACAGCTTAGTGAGCTGCTGACTCACTCTTGGGTCAGCCATGCTGCATGCTGCCATGGAGCATAATATGATGACTTCAAGTAATTAGTTTCAAAAAGAGACTGGAGGTGCCTTTGCTCGATGTAAGCACATGGCATGTCTCTCTATGTTATGAGCAAGAGACTTGATCTATTTCTAACTTCATAATAAGATGAGAAGATTCATCAATGCTAGCTGGATGCTTTGATGAGAACATGTTCACTTGATTAATGCTGCAGGGTTGATGATGAAGATCAAGCGCATGAGAGCTTTGGGGactttccttttcttctcttgaaAGTTTCTTTAGCTGATGATGAATTGATGATTcacctttatttttcttttctggcTTCATCATATTGCCTTTATAGCTGATGACCCCATGCTGACTCTGCTTCACCTTATAAAAGGCTTCCTCACTGGTCTATTGGATTCAAGAATctcttcctctctcctctctACTAGTGGAAGCAGTTCTGGTGCATCATCTCAGCATGAAGAACACAAACCATGATCAAGCTGTAGGCATTCCTATTAGGTCGATCACAGCAGAAATGGTTGGAAAATCTCAGCTCAACAGACTCTGTCTGCAATCCACTTCATACAACTCCCAGTATGAACAAAGTAATATCATCTTTCTCATATGAAGTTGTTTACATATTATTTATATTGTGTTGGAGAAACTCAAAGAGTTACTTTGATGCAGAAGTGGATTCACCTATTGCTTGGATGAGCAAGTTCAGCAAAAAGGCAGACAGCTATGTTAAGGGCATCAAAGATCATGGTGAGTTTACAGCTTCCCTACGGTGAAATGTTCTGCAATGCTGTCTTTAGTATGTTTTGTGTGGCAACTACTTGGGAGTTCATGTTTAGAGGTAGAAAACAATTAGTCCTGTCAAAGATAGTTTCCAAGTAGCAAGAGACTAGCATCAGTGACTCGCATCTTTTAATTTCATGTAAAATTGCAGTGAGTTTAGGACCCAAAATCTCAGAGATTGTGAAGGGAAAACTGAGCCTGGGTGCAAAGATTCTTCAAGCCGGAGGTATTGAGAGAGTTTACAGGCAAAATTTCTCAGttgaaaaaggagaaaagctgctgCAAGCATTCCAGTGCTATCTGTCAACCACAGCTGGTCCTATAGCAGGACTGCTCTTTATTTCAACACACAAGATTGCTTTCAGGAGTGATAGATCCATCAGAATCACTTCTCCCAGAGGACCTTTGGCCAGAGTTCCTTACAAGGTACTTCCTTTTGGAATCCAATCTTGGTGAGGCTATGATTGTAGGAAACAGAGCTGAAAATTGTTCTGAAAGTTCAACTGAATTCAATGACTTCCATTCACAGGTTTTGATCCCAGTAGGCAGGGTGAAAAGAGCCAGCCTCTGTGAGGACTCACAAAAGCCTAACCAAAAATATATCCAAGTAGTGACTGTGGATGAATTTGAGTTCTGGTTTATGGGATTCTTCAGCTACCAAAGATCCTTGAAGTATCTAAGAAGAGCAATTTCAAGATCACAAGGAGTTCTGCAGTAAAACTATTCACTAGATTTTGGAAGCTGCTTTCCTTCATTCTACTCTTTTTGTACATGTAAGAGGTGAAAGTATCATTTCTTCTTCTTGTACTTCCTACTGAAACTACTTTCGGTTTTCGGAAAGTCAGGTTCAGTTCCATTCAGAGAATAGAATCCTTCATCCATCTCCTGCAACCACTAATGCATAATGCTTAATCATGTAAAACTTCAACTTGTGGGACACTTCAATCTTAAGAATTAGGTAGAGAAAAAGAGTGGTAACAGACACAACAAGAGAAGACCATTGATTACAGCCATATTTACAGCCAAGAGAAGACCATTGATTAGTGGTAACACAGAGAAAGTGTGATTGCCATATTTACAGCCAACTAATGGATGAATTTCACAAAAGAGAAGACAATTTGATTAGTCATTAATAGGATGCAGATGACAGCATAAACAGTGTTCAATTGTTTTTTATCATAATTGATACAAGTTCAGACATATGGCAGGCAATTGTCTTTGTACTTCATCTTACTTCAATACAACCTCAAGTATCTGCAAACTTCACTAAGCTCTTTCCTTTTTCTACTCCACTAGTTAATTATTCTCACCAGCATTAACAAATGACACATTTCCAAGTTCTACACATATCGTACTTGTATGTCCGGCAAATGGTTTGCCACTCTGATAACACCCACTCGTTTCTCCATTCAATAAAACGCATGCAATAACATCAATTAAGAGAGCACTGCAACAATTTCAAGAGCAACAAAAAGTTCAATAGGAAAGCGAGAATCTTTCTTCTTTTGAATAAATGTTCTAAAAGTATTCACCAAAAGAAATGGTTTTCTGTAATCTGATGATGCCTGGCATGTGTAAATTAATAGCCAGGAAAAGAATGATATCAATGTAAAAGACAAATCATGATAAAACACTTTTTTATGAAGAATCTCTGCAACAAGTGATAACACAATCCTCCAGAAAGTTGACAAGCTGAGAACTGTAGAGACCTGGATGGCTTCTGAAGTGATCAACATGAGGCTACGACAAAAAATCACATGCCCTGACCTCATGCCCAGCTCTTCTTTGTCTTTCTACAAAGGACTCCACAGATTTTGCAGGAATAACTCTGTCAGCAGAGCTATATATATACAACTGAGGGCACTTTGGTTGCTCTGATGTTAGTAAATTTAGCACATCAGACAATCTCCTGTAGAAGTTGCCAGAAAACCATCAATTAGTTACTGGATTTCCATGATTTAGCAGTGGACAAAGATCATAGCACACAAATGACAGCAAATGTTATCAAATATTCAAATGTTCCCATGGCAACAACCTAAACATCTCAGTTTACACGATTTATCCCTTCAAGACTACTTTTAATTTACGATCAatttatttgcatgcgatgtctaGACTCCTCCAGATTGTTTGAGCTTCCAAAGAATTATTCCACCCTCATATTAGCAATTAAGATGAATCATATAATAGATGCTGATAATTTGCTTGCAGATGAAGACCACACCATTCAATCTGAAAATAATTTCTACCTGTTGATAGTGGGAAAGTCTAGAACCACCTCGAAGAACTTCTTCAAGGCCACTAACAAAGCAGTTTCGGTGACTGTAGGTTTAGGATCCCCATATGAACCATCAGCAGTTGTCGTGCCCCTTCCTGTAACATCTGAACTCACCATTCCCTTTGTTGCTACACACACATCTTTTTCAAAAGAGCAGCAGAAAAGCCTGAAGCCCAAACCTACACCATTCATGGGTGAAAtactgttgggtccagcccatatgtgcttggacaattgggccttttgagcccaaatcattaattaaaaggCAAAAGA
Coding sequences:
- the LOC135593508 gene encoding transcription factor SRM1-like isoform X1 → MEEESCGSSWTREQEKAFENALATHPEDCSDRWEKIAADVPGKTIEEVKDHYELLVEDINDIESGRIPLPCYPSSSEGGDHANDGGSGKKGGNPHGDPGHTGKASRSDQERRKGIAWTEDEHRFCRTFYSRLFLLGLEKYGKGDWRSISRNFVISRTPTQVASHAQKYFIRLNSMNKERRRTSIHDITSVVNGDVSAPQGPITGQNIGSVASTGKSIKQSPQSSSGAPGVGMYGTTIGQPVGGPLTAVGTPVNLPVPGAPHMAYGMRAPVSGTVVPGAPVNTPPIPHPMPPASSNR
- the LOC135593508 gene encoding transcription factor SRM1-like isoform X2, with the protein product MEEESCGSSWTREQEKAFENALATHPEDCSDRWEKIAADVPGKTIEEVKDHYELLVEDINDIESGRIPLPCYPSSSEGGDHANDGGSGKKGGNPHGDPGHTGKASRSDQERRKGIAWTEDEHRLFLLGLEKYGKGDWRSISRNFVISRTPTQVASHAQKYFIRLNSMNKERRRTSIHDITSVVNGDVSAPQGPITGQNIGSVASTGKSIKQSPQSSSGAPGVGMYGTTIGQPVGGPLTAVGTPVNLPVPGAPHMAYGMRAPVSGTVVPGAPVNTPPIPHPMPPASSNR
- the LOC103998512 gene encoding GEM-like protein 7 codes for the protein MKNTNHDQAVGIPIRSITAEMVGKSQLNRLCLQSTSYNSQYEQKVDSPIAWMSKFSKKADSYVKGIKDHVSLGPKISEIVKGKLSLGAKILQAGGIERVYRQNFSVEKGEKLLQAFQCYLSTTAGPIAGLLFISTHKIAFRSDRSIRITSPRGPLARVPYKVLIPVGRVKRASLCEDSQKPNQKYIQVVTVDEFEFWFMGFFSYQRSLKYLRRAISRSQGVLQ